Part of the Apilactobacillus apisilvae genome is shown below.
AATGGATTAAAAAATAATTTATATGACATTTCATATGTAAAATGTTAAAATTTAAGTGTATATTTATACACAATTTTCTTTAAAAAAGGAAGGTTTATAATGGCTGAATCAAAAGCAAACATTGGTGTTGTTGGAATGGCTGTTATGGGTAAAAACTTAGCCCTTAACATTGAAAGCCGTGGCTTCACTGTAGGTATTTACAATCGTTCATCTTCAAAAACAGAAGAAGTAATGAAGGATCATGCAGAAAAGAACTTGGTTCCAAGTTACTCTGTTGAAGAATTTGTTAAATCTCTAGAAACTCCACGTCGTATTATGATGATGGTTAAAGCTGGTAAAGCAACTGATGCTGTTATCAACGAACTATTACCTTTATTAGACAAAGGTGATGTTTTAATTGATGGTGGTAACACAAACTTCCACGATACTATGAAGAGAAATGCTGAATTAGATAAATCTGGTGTTAACTTCATCGGTATGGGTGTATCTGGTGGTGAACTAGGTGCATTAAGAGGTCCATCATTAATGCCTGGTGGTCAAAAAGAAGCATATGATTTAGTTGAACCTATTTTAACTCAAATCGCTGCTAAAGCTAAAGATGGCAAACCATGTGTTTCATACATCGGACCAAATGGTGCCGGCCACTATGTAAAAATGGTTCATAACGGTATCGAATACGGTGATGAAGAATTAATCGACGAAAGCTACAACATTCTACGTAATGGTGCTGGTATTTCAGTTGATGATCTTGCTGACATCTTTAAGGACTGGAACAAAGGTGAACTGGACAGTTACTTAATCGAAATCACTGGTGATATCTTAACTAGAAAAGATGATTTAGGTTCAGACAAGAACAAGCCTATCGTTGACATGATCTTAGACCGTGGTGCTAACAAAGGTACTGGTAAATGGTCATCAATAGACGCTATGGAAATTGGTACTGACCAATCAGTTATTACTGAATCAGTTTATGCTCGTTTCATCTCAATGCTAAAAGACGAACGTCTAAATGCTGCTAAAGTTCTTAATGGACCAAAAGCAACTGACGTTATTGGTGAAGATGACAAGAAAGACCTTATCGAAAAAGTACGTAAAGCACTATACTTCGGTAAGATTATGAGTTATGCACAAGGTTTTGAACAACTACGTTTCGCTTCAGAAGACTATGACTGGGACTTGAAGTTCGGTGAATTAGCTCAAATCTGGCGTGAAGGTTGTATCATTCGTGCACAATTCCTACAAAACATTACTGATGCCTTTGAAAAAGATCCTAAGTTAACTAACTTATTATTAGACCCTTACTTCTCAGACATTGCTAACAAGTATCAAAGTGATGCACGTGATGTTGTTGCTTTGGCAACTAAGGCTGGTATTCCAGTTCCATCACTTTCAGCTGCTGTAACTTACTTTGATTCATACCGTGCTGAAGTATTACCTGCTAACTTACTACAAGCACAACGTGATTACTTCGGTGCTCACACATACGAACGTACTGATCGTGAAGGTAACTTCCATTACCCATGGTATACTGAACAATAAAAAATTAATTAATAATATTTTAAGAGAGATGATTAATTTCATCTCTCTTTTTTATTTATAATTATTATTATTTGCAAACAATTATAAATAATCATATTATATAGATATATTAATAAGGAAGGATGAAAAATATGTCCGAAGAAGATAAAGTTTATAAGGATTATTTTTACTATGAACCTGCATTTAATACTCATGATGGAGGATATGTACCTCTAGAAGAACCAAATATTCCTCAACAAAAATTAAAAATCCCTGAACCTTTGAAGCCTGATAAAGAAACGGATACCGATATGTATTACACAGTCATTTCTGAAGCTGGTGAATCACAAATTATGCCTGGTATAAAGACAAAAACTTGGGGTTACAACCAACCACTACTAGGTAAAACAATCATTTTTAAACGTAGCAAAAATATTCACGTCACCGTTAAAAATGAATTACCCGAATTAACTACTTATCATTGGCATGGATTAAACGTTTCTGGTGATATTGATGGTGGTTGCCATACCCCTGTGTATCCAGGTGAGTCTAAAGTATTAAACTTTAAATGTGATCAACCTGCCGCTACATTATGGTTGCATGCTCATCCATGCCCATCAACAGCTGAACAAGTTTGGCACGGTCTAGCTACTGCTGTTGTCGTCAAGGATGAACATGAAGCATCACTACCCCTACCAAGAAATTATGGTGTTGATGATATTCCTTTGATTTTACAAGATCGTAGATTTCATGAAGATAATCAATGGGATTATCATAAAGATTATGATCCTGATGGTGTTCAAGGACCTACTGCGATGATCAATGGAACTGTTAATCCATATTTTGATGTAACTACTCAAAAAGTTCGTTTTAGAATTTTAGATGGTGCTAACCGTCGTGAATGGAGATTGCACTTTTCAGATGACCTAGAATTCACTCAAATTACTGGCGATGGTAGCTTATTAACACATCCTGTTAAATTCACCCATTTAATGTTAACTTGTGCTGAAAGAGCTGAAATCGTTGTTGATTTTAGTAATTATAAACCTGGTGATGAAGTAATCTTATATTCTGATGATGTTCCAATTGTTCATTTTAGAATACATGAATTTGCAAAAGATGATTCTAAAATTCCAAATGATTTGTTTAAAATGAATGCACCTGAAGTTACTCCAGATACCCCTACTCATAAAATTGTGATGTCTGGTATGGATGAAGAAGTCGCCATCAACGATAAAAAATTCAATATGCAAAGAATTGATACTAAACAAACATTAGGTAGTTGTGAAATTTGGGAAGTAACTAACTCTAATGACTGTGATGGAGGAATGATTCATCCATACCATATGCACGGTTGTTTATTCCAAGTGTTATCTAGAGATGGTAAAGAACCTTATCCTAACGAAACTGGATTAAAAGATACCATTGCTGTTGACCCTAATGAAACAGTCAAACTAAAAGTTTGGTTTGATCATCCTGGTGTATTTATGTATCATTGCCATATCATTGAACACGAAGATGGTGGTATGATGGCCCAAATTGAAGTTCAAGATCCAAAGAATCCACAAAAGTTTAATTTAATGGATATGGATACTTTAATGAATGCATTTGCCAAAGAACGTGGCGTAAAACCTTCTGAACTTAACTTAGGCGGTATGGAATGTTACGATAAAATGAATATGAAAATGTAATATACTTGATTATGTATTCTTTTTTATACTATAATTAAATAGTAAAGGAAAAGATTAATTAAAAAGGAGGAAACAACACATGGCAGATTTAACTTTTGATCCTGGAGCGTCCAAAGATCACTCTATCATGGGAGAATTATTGTCAAACGTTGTTTCAATTCTTTAAAAATCAAGAGTTGAGACAACCACTGACAGTTAATTTTCCCGAACTTATATGATTTATTTTTAGCTATAGATTGTTTAATCTGGAAAAATTAACTGTTGTTGGTTATCTCAGTATCCATTAATTGCATTAATAACAGTGACTTGTTAGCAATTAATAACAGTAAATGGAAATTAAATATTTATAAATTGATGCTTCACCTTTTAGGGAACTAATTGGGGAGGTATGAACAACAGTTTATACCAAACTTTAAAAATAATTAGATAAAATGAGTAATTATGAGATTACACAGAAATCTTCGTTGAGTTATGGGAACATGGCTTACGCCAAAGTAATTGCTGTTTATCTTCATTTAATAATAAAAAGGTCTCAGGAAATATCCTGAGACCTTTTTATTTATAGTAATTATTTTAACTTAGCCATATATTCTTTTTCTTTATTACTATCAAATTCATTTTCTGATTTACCAATAATAACTGTTGCTAAAGAATTTCCAATAACGTTAACAGCTGTTCTTGCCATATCAATAAAACGATCGATACCAGCAATAAAAGTCATTCCAGATAATGGAATATTTACTGTAGATAAAGTTGCTAATAATACAACAAATGATGCTCCTGGCACACCTGCCATACCTTTAGAAGTAATCATTAGAGTAATCAACAAAGTTATTTGTTGCCCAATTGATAAATGAATCCCATAAGCTTGTGCTAAAAACAAAGCAGCTAATGATTGGTAAATAGCGGATCCATCTAAGTTAAATGTATATCCTGTAGGAATAACAAATGAAACTATTGATGGACTAACTCCAAACTTTGTCATTTTATCAATATTTCTAGGTAATGCAGCTTCAGAACTAGCTGTTGAAAAAGCTAAAATAGCTTCTTCTTTAACAACTCTTAATAAATCAAAAATTCTAAAACCAAATATCCTGGCAGCAATTCCCATTACTACAATAACAAAAATAGCCATAGTTGCATAAGTTAGAAGTACAAAATAGCTTAGTGGAGCTAATGCGGATAATCCTAATTCAGCTAAAGTAACTCCAATCAATGCACATACACCAATAGGTGATAGTTTCATGATCCAACCAGTAATTTTAAACATTACTTGTGAGACTGATTCCATGAAGTCAACAATAATCTTACCCTTATCACCAACTGCAGAAGTTCCTAATCCAAAGAATACAGAAAATACAATAATTGGCATCATATCGCCAGTACTAATAGAACTAAAAACATTTACTGGTATTAAATTAATTAAAGTTCCCCATATTCCACTATGATTAGCACTTTTAGCGGTTGCTAAATATTGAGTAATATCACTTCCATGTAGAGAATGAACATTAATAAAATCACCAGGATGGAAAATATTTCCAACAACTAATCCCAAAACAATTGCAATAGTAGTCATTAATTCAAAATATAAAATGGTCTTTCCACCAATTCTACCAAGTTTATGGATATCTCCAATACTTGCAATTCCGACTGTTAAACATGAAATTACAATAGGAATAACAATCATTTGAATTAAACGAATAAACATTGTTCCAATACTTTGCATCGCAGTTATAGCAGTTGCATTTTTATAAAATATGATTCCCAAAACAATTCCTAAAATTAGACCTATAAAAATTTGCCAGCCTAAAGAGAGTTTAAATTTTTTCATATATATAACCCCTTATTATGTACGTTAATATTTATTTTATCATAAAAACTTCATTTTATATAAAAAAAGAGTTTTCGATAAATATCGAAAACTCTAAAATTGCGCGGCAACTTCCTACCCTTGCAAGAGGCGATCCTCTAACTACTCTCGGCGTTTAGAAGCTTAACTACTGTGTTCGGCATGGGAACAGGTGTATCCTTCTAGCTATCGCCACCACACTATTTTTCTAAAAGAACTTCGTTCTTTCAAAACTAGATATTATCATTTCTAAATGAGAACAACCTTACTTGGTTAAGTCCTCGACCAATTAGTACTAGTCCGCTCCATACATCGCTGCACTTCCACTTCTAGCCTATCTACCTAATCATCTCTTAGGGATCTTACTTCCATAAAGGAATGGGAAATTTCATCTTGAGGTGGGTTTCACACTTAGATGCTTTCAGCGTTTATCTCAACCATACATAGCTACCCAGCTGTGCCCCTGGCGGGACAACTGGTACACCAGCGGTATGTCCATCTCGGTCCTCTCGTACTAGAGATAGCTCCCCTCAAATTTCCTACGCCCGCGACGGATAGGGACCGAACTGTCTCACGACGTTCTGAACCCAGCTCGCGTACCGCTTTAATGGGCGAACAGCCCAACCCTTGGGACCAACTACAGCCCCAGGATGCGATGAGCCGACATCGAGGTGCCAAACCTCCCCGTCGATGTGAACTCTTGGGGGAGATAAGCCTGTTATCCCCAGGGTAGCTTTTATCCGTTGAGCGATGGCCCTTCCATATGGTACCACCGGATCACTAAGCCCGACTTTCGTCCCTGCTCGACCTGTCTGTCTCGCAGTCAAGCTCCCTTGTGCCTTTACACTCTGCGAATGATTTCCAACCATTCTGAGGGAACCTTTGGGCGCCTCCGTTACTATTTGGGAGGCGACCGCCCCAGTCAAACTGCCAATCAGACACTGTCTCCCACCACGATAAGTGGTGCGGGTTAGAGTGTTAGCACAGCGAGGGTAGTATCCCAACAATGCCTCCACCGAAACTAGCGTTCCGGTTTCTACGGCTCCTACCTATCCTGTACAAGCTATGTCAACACCCAATATCAAATTACAGTAAAGCTCCATGGGGTCTTTCCGTCCTGTCGCGGGTAACCTGCTTCTTCACAGGTATCTCAATTTCACCGAGTCTCTCGTTGAGACAGTGCTTAGATCGTTACGCCTTTCGTGCGGGTCGGAACTTACCCGACAAGGAATTTCGCTACCTTAGGACCGTTATAGTTACGGCCGCCGTTTACTGGGGCTTCGTTTCTGAGCTTCGCCGAAGCTAACTCATCCACTTAACCTTCCAGCACCGGGCAGGCGTCAGCCCCTATACTTCATCTTACGATTTTGCAGAAACCTGTGTTTTTGATAAACAGTCGTCTAAGCCTTTTCACTGCGGCTGCACGTAGTGCAGCACCCCTTCTCCCGAAGTTACGGGGTCATTTTGCCGAGTTCCTTAACGAGAGTTCACTCGCTCACCTTAGGATACTCTCCTCGACTACCTGTGTCGGTTTGCGGTACGGGTAGTTAATTACTCACTAGAAACTTTTCTCGGTAGTGTGACGTGGCTTACTTCCCTACTTAAATTCGGTCCTCATAACAGCTTGTCAACCCGCTGAAAAGCATTTCACTCTTCAACTGACTTGCTGCTTGAACGCACATCCAATAGTGCGCACAAGTTAGCCTCCTACGTCCTTCCATCGTTCAAACATAATTAACTAGTACAGGAATATCAACCTGTTATCCATCGCCTACGCCTCTAGGCCTCGGCTTAGGTCCCGACTTACCCTGGGAGGACGAGCCTTCCCCAGGAAACCTTAGTCATTCGGTGGATTAGATTCTCACTAATCTTTCGCTACTCATACCGGCATTCTCACTTCTAAGCGCTCCATCAGTCCTTACGGTCTAACTTCGTTGCCCTTAGAACGCTCTCCTATCACATGACTACGTCATGTCCACAATCTCGGTAATATGCTTAGCCCCGGTAAATTTTCGGCGCAGAATCACTCGACTAGTGAGCTATTACGCACTCTTTAAATGGTGGCTGCTTCTGAGCCAACATCCTAGTTGTCTGTGCAACTCCACATCCTTTTCCACTCAGCATATATTTAGGGACCTTAATTGGTGGTCTGGGCTGTTCCCCTTTCGACGGTGGATCTTATCACTCATCGTCTGACTCCCGGACATATAAATCAATGGTATTCGGAGTTTATCTGAATTTAGTAACCCATGACGGGCCCCTCATCCAAACAGTGGCTCTACCTCCATGATTCTAAATCCGAGGCTAGCCCTAAAGCTATTTCGGAGAGAACCAGCTATCTCCAAGTTCGTTTGGAATTTCACCGCTACCCACATTTCATCTCAGCACTTTTCAACGTACACGAGTTCGGCCCTCCGGTGCGTTTTACCGCACTTTCAGCCTGAACATGGGTAGATCACCTGGTTTCGGGTCTATCTCAACATACTCAAACGCCCTATTCAGACTCGCTTTCGCTACGGCTCCGGTCTTATCCACCTTAACCTTGCATGTTAACATAACTCGCCGGTTCATTCTACAAGAGGCACGCTATCACCCATTAACGGGCTCTAACTGTTTGTAAGCACATGGTTTCAGGAACTATTTCACTCCCCTTCCGGGGTGCTTTTCACCTTTCCCTCACGGTACTGGTTCACTATCGGTCACTAGGGAGTATTTAGCTTTGGGAGATGGTCCTCCCGGATTCCAACGACGTTCCACGTGTGTCGCTGTACTCAGGATCCTGAACTGAGGTTAAACAATTTCGTCTACGGGGCTATCACCCTGTATCGCCTAGCTTCCCAGCTAGTTCGACTATTGTCTAACTTGGTAACTCAAATGTTCAGTCCTACAACCCCAAAGAGCAAGCTCTTTGGTTTGAGCTGTTCCCCGTTCGCTCGCCGCTACTTAGGGAATCGAAATTTCTTTCTCTTCCTGTGGGTACTTAGATGTTTCAGTTCCCCACGTCTGCCGCCAAATTAGCTAATTAATTCACTAATTGGTGATAACCGATTAAGGTTATCGAGTTTCCTCATTCGGAAATCTCCGGATCAAAGCTTACGTACAGCTCCCCGAAGCATATCGGTGTTAGTCCCGTCCTTCATCAGCTCCTAGTGCCAAGGCATCCACCATGCGCCCTTCATAACTTAACCTGTTCATCACTTCGTGATGTTTGGTTAATTGAGTATAATACGAATAAAACTTTTTAAAAAACTCAAAATAACGCGGTGTTCTCGGTTAAAATTGTATTTAATACAAATTTTAATGTTAATTTTAGAAATTAATAATATCTAGTTTTCAAAGAACCAAGTTTAAGAGTAGACCTCTCAAAACTGAATAAGATTGATTAACCTAATGTAAGTTTCCGTAATATCCTTAGAAAGGAGGTGATCCAGCCGCAGGTTCTCCTACGGCTACCTTGTTACGACTTCACCCTAATCATCTGTCCCACCTTAGACAACTAGCTCCCGAAGGTTACTCCATCGTCTTTGGGTGTTACAAACTCTCATGGTGTGACGGGCGGTGTGTACAAGGCCCGGGAACGTATTCACCGTGGCATGCTGATCCACGATTACTAGTGATTCCAACTTCATGCAGGCGAGTTGCAGCCTGCAATCCGAACTGAGAATGGCTTTAAGAGATTAGCTTGACCTCGCGGTTTCGCGACTCGTTGTACCATCCATTGTAGCACGTGTGTAGCCCAGGTCATAAGGGGCATGATGATTTGACGTCATCCCCACCTTCCTCCGGTTTATCACCGGCAGTCTCACTAGAGTGCCCAACTTAATGCTGGCAACTAATAATAAGGGTTGCGCTCGTTGCGGGACTTAACCCAACATCTCACGACACG
Proteins encoded:
- the gndA gene encoding NADP-dependent phosphogluconate dehydrogenase, encoding MAESKANIGVVGMAVMGKNLALNIESRGFTVGIYNRSSSKTEEVMKDHAEKNLVPSYSVEEFVKSLETPRRIMMMVKAGKATDAVINELLPLLDKGDVLIDGGNTNFHDTMKRNAELDKSGVNFIGMGVSGGELGALRGPSLMPGGQKEAYDLVEPILTQIAAKAKDGKPCVSYIGPNGAGHYVKMVHNGIEYGDEELIDESYNILRNGAGISVDDLADIFKDWNKGELDSYLIEITGDILTRKDDLGSDKNKPIVDMILDRGANKGTGKWSSIDAMEIGTDQSVITESVYARFISMLKDERLNAAKVLNGPKATDVIGEDDKKDLIEKVRKALYFGKIMSYAQGFEQLRFASEDYDWDLKFGELAQIWREGCIIRAQFLQNITDAFEKDPKLTNLLLDPYFSDIANKYQSDARDVVALATKAGIPVPSLSAAVTYFDSYRAEVLPANLLQAQRDYFGAHTYERTDREGNFHYPWYTEQ
- a CDS encoding multicopper oxidase family protein; its protein translation is MSEEDKVYKDYFYYEPAFNTHDGGYVPLEEPNIPQQKLKIPEPLKPDKETDTDMYYTVISEAGESQIMPGIKTKTWGYNQPLLGKTIIFKRSKNIHVTVKNELPELTTYHWHGLNVSGDIDGGCHTPVYPGESKVLNFKCDQPAATLWLHAHPCPSTAEQVWHGLATAVVVKDEHEASLPLPRNYGVDDIPLILQDRRFHEDNQWDYHKDYDPDGVQGPTAMINGTVNPYFDVTTQKVRFRILDGANRREWRLHFSDDLEFTQITGDGSLLTHPVKFTHLMLTCAERAEIVVDFSNYKPGDEVILYSDDVPIVHFRIHEFAKDDSKIPNDLFKMNAPEVTPDTPTHKIVMSGMDEEVAINDKKFNMQRIDTKQTLGSCEIWEVTNSNDCDGGMIHPYHMHGCLFQVLSRDGKEPYPNETGLKDTIAVDPNETVKLKVWFDHPGVFMYHCHIIEHEDGGMMAQIEVQDPKNPQKFNLMDMDTLMNAFAKERGVKPSELNLGGMECYDKMNMKM
- a CDS encoding cation:dicarboxylate symporter family transporter, which codes for MKKFKLSLGWQIFIGLILGIVLGIIFYKNATAITAMQSIGTMFIRLIQMIVIPIVISCLTVGIASIGDIHKLGRIGGKTILYFELMTTIAIVLGLVVGNIFHPGDFINVHSLHGSDITQYLATAKSANHSGIWGTLINLIPVNVFSSISTGDMMPIIVFSVFFGLGTSAVGDKGKIIVDFMESVSQVMFKITGWIMKLSPIGVCALIGVTLAELGLSALAPLSYFVLLTYATMAIFVIVVMGIAARIFGFRIFDLLRVVKEEAILAFSTASSEAALPRNIDKMTKFGVSPSIVSFVIPTGYTFNLDGSAIYQSLAALFLAQAYGIHLSIGQQITLLITLMITSKGMAGVPGASFVVLLATLSTVNIPLSGMTFIAGIDRFIDMARTAVNVIGNSLATVIIGKSENEFDSNKEKEYMAKLK